CGGTCCACGTTCCGTACGGACGTGCCTCGACCACGGTCAGCGCGTCCCGGAATTCCTTTCGGCCGTGCCAGGTCCCGTCGAAACGCAGCCAGTGATGCCTGCTGAAGATCAACGTGGCGCCCGCGGCCCGGATCAGCTCCCGCACCGAGTCCGCGGCATCGTCTGCGGCACAACGGGACAACAGTCCGGTGACGTCATCCAGCGCCGACGTGCTCGTCGGTATGGTCTCGATCGACACGATCGGCTCCAATCAGAGGTACGCGGTGCGTACGGGAATTGCTGGGGAGCACTGCGCCGAAACTATCACCGAATTTTCACTGACGCGATAACCCGAAAGTCACATCGAGTATGTGACCGATGACTCGGCGAATACCGCGCCGTCGTACGAATGACGTTACCCGGCGCGCGTTTTCGAATATCGAATCGCGGTAAGTGTGCCGAACGGAGCATTGACAGCGCCTGCGGAATTCCCGTTTGGTGGACAGGGAGCACGAACTGGCCGAGAAACTCTGGCACGAGGAGCCCTGGGAACAATGCGAGTGTGGATCGAACGCGCGCTCTGCCAAGGTGCGGAGCTGTGCTGCGAACATGCCGCGGCGGTGTTCGCGACGGACGACGAATATGTGGCGTACGTGAAGGCGGACGTCGGCGCCGACTGCGCGCACAAGGCGCTGCTCGTGCCCGGCGAACACGAGGAACAGGTGCGCCGCGCCGAGGCAGAATGCCCGTCACGCTGCATCAACATCATCGACTGACCGGGCGCCGGCCGAGGACAGACCATGACAACGCACGCCAAGGTCACCGTCATAGACTCCATTCGGGCGATCGATGACCTGATCCATCAGCGCGACGATGCTTTCACGCTCGCCGGGGCCGAGCTCAATGAACTCCGCGACGAATTGATGCGCGCCGCGGTCCGCCACCATTGGCAGCACTGCGCGTCCTACCGGCGCTATGCCGAAGCCAACGAATGGTCGCTTTCCCGGCTGGACCTGCCCGGTTTCATCGAATCGTTGCCGCTGATACCGGCCTCGGTGTTCAAGCGTCACGACGTTTCGAGCTGTGCGCCCGAAAAGGTGGTGCAGGTCTGCACCAGCAGCGGTACCCGGGGTACGAAAAGCCGGATATATCGCGACGGAACCACCCTGGAACGTTTTGTCGGCAGCATCGATCAGGGCAGCCGGCTCGCGCTACCGAATCCCGACATCGAACGGCAGCTGTTCGTACTGGGGCCGGACACCGGCGAGGCCGGCGATCTCTGGTTCTCCTACGTACTGAGCATCGTGGATCTGCTGCATCCCACCCGATTCTTCGTCACCGCGGGCATTTTCCGGATCGACGAGGTGATCGACGCGTTGCTCGACGAGTCGGTCGAGCGGCCGGTGGTGATCGGACCACCGGTCCTGGTGCGGGATCTCGCAACAGCGCTGCGCGAACGCGGCATCGATCCCGGCCTCGGTGCGCGCAATGGTCTCGTCATCACCGCGGGCGGCTGGAAGCGCGCGAACGCGACGGCGATGTCCCGGCGGGACTTCGAGGAATTCGTCACGGCCGCTTTCGGTTTGGCCGGCGACGCGCCGATCCGCGACTGCTACAACGCGGTCGAGCTGAACACCGTGCTGTTCGAATGCCGGTTCCGGGCCAAACACGTGCCCGCATGGCTGCATACGAGTGCGCGGGATCCGGCGACAATGCGGCCGCTGCCGCCTGGCGAGGTGGGCGTGCTCGCGTTCTGCGACGCCTCCCCCACCAGCTATCCGGGATTCGTGGCGACCGATGATCTGGGCTCGGTGTCGCGCGAGGGAAGTTGCCCGTGCGGCAACGACTCCGCGGTGCTCACCGTGGTGCGCCGCATCGCGACGGCCGAAACTCGCGGCTGCGCCCTACGACTCGACGCCGAGGTCATCCGATGACGACTGCACCAGTAGGACAACGCCGTTCGACCACTCCGGTGACCGTCCGGTCGGAGCGGTTCGAACTGCCCACGCCCCGCGGCATGTTGCGTGGCCTGCGCCAATACCAGCCCGACAACCACGATCCGGTCGGCCGCGTCATCGTGGCGCCGCCGTTCGGCACGGTGATGCGGCGCGGCCGTGGCATCGCCCTCTACTTTCTCCTCAACGGGTTCGACGTCATTCGCTACGACCCCACCAATCATGTGGGCGAAAGCGACGGAACTATCCGGGAATTGACCCCCGATGCCCTCGCCGCGGATCTGGCGCTGGTGCACGACTGGGTCGCGACCTCCGGCCCGCGCCGCGGGCCCGCCGCCCTGTTCACCGCGAGTATCGCCTCGCGCATCGCATTCGCGACGGCCGCGCGGTCGGGTCGGCGTCCGGTCGCGATCGGCGCCATCTCCGCTGTGGTCGACATGCAGGCCACCATCGCGGCGGCCAACGACCAGGACTTCATCGGGCAGTGGCTGCGCGGCGAGCAGACCGATCCCGACCGCACCGCGCTCGTCCTCGACCACGAGGTGAAATGGCGGTTCGTGCAGCGGTTGGTCGAATTGGGCTGGCACACCACCGAGTCCACCCGCGTCGATATCCGATCGATCGGGTCTGTGCCGATTCTGGCGGTCCAGGGCAGCCGCGACTCCTGGGTCGATCTGCGCGCCGTGGCGGATGCCTTCCGCGACCACGCGTCGGCCGACATCGTCGTGCTGTCCGATGCCACGCACGAACTCAACACCGCGAGTGCCCGCACGGCGCTCGCCGAACTGGTTCGCTTCTTCCGGCCCGCGCCCGCGACCGGCGATCCCGTCCTCGCCCCGACCTTCGCGCACGTCGTCGCGCAGAACAAGGGCGAGCGACAGATCGACCGGTCGCAGCCGGACGGTTTCGCCGTGGAAGTCACCCATTGCGCACCGTTCGACTACGACTTGGGCCCGGGTGCCTCTTCGGCCCCCACCACGTGATCGGCCGCGCCGGTACCGTCGTGGGTTGCCGCGGCGCCGTTGTCCGACGTCGCCGCAGCATGATTCGACGCCGTGGCGAGCAGCGGCGGACGCGGCGTTCGCGGGAACGCGTAGTCCAGCCACATGCCGGCCAGCGAGGACGTCACAATGGAGAGCACCACGATGCTGGTGAAGAATTCCTCGTTGATGAGACCCGCGGACAAGGTGACGGTGGCCAGCACGATTCCCGGGCCACCACGTGCGTTCAGCGCGACGGCGAAATTCTTGGCGTGCCGGTTCGATTCGCCCACCGCGCGCGCGGCGGCCCAGATGCTGAGCCCCTTGACCGCGGTTGCCGTCAGCAAGAAGGCGGCGAAGAACACGAGGTCGAAATTGCGTGCCAGATCGAGTTGCATGCCCACCCCGGCGAAGTAGATCGGGATGAAGAACGCCAGCGAGAAGTCCTTGATCGTATCCCATGCGCCTGCGCCCGGCGTCGACTCTCCGTCTTGATTACTTTGCGGCGCAATGACATCGGAGGAAGCGATGCCGGCCAGCAGTGCGCCGAAGATGGCGTTGATCCCGAGGAATACACACGAAAGGACCAGCGCGAGTGCGAATACCAGCCGGAACGCGATCGGGTTCGCCTTCTCCATCAGATTCGCCTTGCTCGCGGCCAGCCGGTTGAACAACCACTTGCCGGCCAGCAGCAGCGCCGTGATGAAGACCAGGCTGACGATCACCTGATACGCCATCGCACCCGTACCGTGTAGCTGCAGCAGTGAGCCGAGCCCGAACGTCTTCTGGTCGCCCTGGACCAGGCTGAACGTCACGGCGAGCGCCACATACAGCACGACGTCCTCGAGCAGCGCCACCGCCAGGACGACCCGGGCGAAGCTGGTGTTGAGCAACCCGAGGTCGAGCATTATTCGCGAAATGACCGGAATGCTGGTGACCGCGAAGGCGATTCCGAAGATGAGGGCGAAGGTGGCGTCGGTCCCGTGCGGGCCGGAGTAGTCGGCGTGGTCGAGCGCGAGGGCCACCCCGACCCCGAGCACCATCGGAATCACCAGCCCGGCCGCGGCCAGCGCCGCCACGGTGCGCTGCTTGCCCGGATTGCGATAGGTCATGACCTCTCGCCCGGCCAGGAACATCAGCAGCAGCAGTCCGAACTCATTGAGCATCTGGATTCCGGCGTGGACGACGCCGTCGGCGGGGAACAGTTGGCTCGCCACACCCGGCGCCACCTGCCCGAACACCGTGGGCCCGAGGAACAGTCCACCGAGGATCTCTCCGATCACCGGCGGCTGGCGCAGTTTCGCACAGATCTGCGCACCGAGATGGGCGGCGACGAGGATGATGATCAGTGCGATGAACAGACTGGCGAAATCGCCACGGGACAGCGACATTTGACCCTCCTTGCAGGCCGATGCCGGCGGCCTGCCGGAACTCGCCCGGCCGGCCGCCGACAGTGCTGGATCAGCCCACCTTGACCTGCACGCTGATACCGGCCTTGAGGTTGTAGGGATAGGCCAGACTCGCCGCGTTGCGCGCCAACGCCAGATAGCCGCGGCTCGACAGATACGCGACCGCCGCCCCGATTTCCCCCGCATCGGCGAAAGTCGGGCTCAGCGGCAACTCGAACGGCAGCACGCCGTCGAGGGTGATCCGCAGTTTGGTGCCGTACCCGACGCCGAGCTTCTCCAGATCGGTGCGATGAATGTTGGTCCACACGTTGCCGAACGGATGATCGATGTTGGTCACGTACCCGACGAGGTCGTGGTCGGCGACCAGTTCGGGATCCTTCCGTTCGAATCGGACGATCTCGTCGTCGGCGAGGCGCCGCCCGACCTTCTCCAGCGGGAAGCCCGCGGCGAGATGCGCCGACGGCAGCGCGACCATCTCACGGCTGTAGAAGGTCGGCTCCGGCTGCTCCGGAATGACTTCGGGCGAAGACACCTCGTAGGCTTCCAGATACCCGTGCTCCTTGATGACCGTGGTGAGCAGGCCGTTGTTCGGTGCGATGTAGATGTAGGAACCTTCCTTTCGTTCGAAACCCGCACCCGAGCCGGCCCACTGCCCGCGGGCGCCGCCCTTGGAGGCATGCGCGATCCGCAACGCGACCGACCGCGCAGTGGTGCCGGTCGCCGGGTATGTCGTGGTCGCGAACACCGTCCCCTCGGGGAACAGCCGCGGCAGATCGACGATGTACCGTGCACCCTCCTCCACGTCCCACGGCTGCATGGTGTGGCAGATGTCCACGATCGTGACATCCGGGCATACGCTGAGCATCAGCCCCTTGCACTGTGCCACCGAGTCGTCGGTGATGCCGAGGTCGCTCATGAAAGCGATGATTGGACGGCGACCATTTGTTGTTGTCACTGACCCGCTCCTTCTGAATTACTGTGCGGTGAATTCCGCCACCTCCACGGGCGGAAATCTCGATGCCCGGTAGCCGCCCGGGCGGGCGTCAGTAGCGGTACTGCTCCGATTTGTACGGGCCTTCGATCGGAATATCGAGATAGTCCGACTGCCGCGGTGTCAATGTCGAGAGCCGGGCGCCTAGAGCGGGCAGATGCAAACGCGCGACCATTTCGTCCAGTCGCTTCGGCAGCGTGTACACGCCCACCGGGTATTGCGCCGACTTGGTGAACAGTTCGATCTGCGCGAGCACCTGATTCGCGAAACTGTTGCTCATGACGAACGACGGGTGGCCGGTGGCGTTACCGAGATTGAGCAGCCTGCCCTCCGACAGGACGAGCACGGCATGACCGTCCGGGAAGACCCACTTGTCGACCTGTGGCTTGATGTTCTCCTTACGGACACCCGCGATCCGAGCCAGGCCCGCCATATCTATCTCATTGTCGAAGTGGCCGATATTGCCGACGATCGCCTGATGCTTCATGGCCGAGAGATGGCCGGCCGTGATCACGTCCACATTCCCGGTGGCGGTGACGAAGATGTCGGCGAACCCGACCACATCGTCGAGCGTGGCCACCTGGAAGCCGTCCATCACGGCCTGCAGGGCGCAGATCGGGTCGATCTCCACCACCACGACGCGGGCGCCCTGCCCGTGCAGCGCCTCTGCGCAACCCTTGCCCACGTCCCCGTAACCGCAGACGACAGCGACCTTTCCGCCGATCAGCACGTCCGTCCCCCGATTGATGCCGTCTATCAGCGAGTGCCTGATGCCGTACCGGTTGTCGAACTTCGACTTGGTGACGGAATCGTTGACGTTGACCGCGGGGAACAGCAGCGCACCGCTGTTGGCCATCTGATAAAGCCGGTGGACACCTGTCGTGGTCTCCTCGGTGACACCGCGAATGCCCGCGGCCAAGTCGGTCCACTTGCGCGGGTGGGCAGCCAGCGAGGCCCGGAGCAACGCGTCGATCACCTCGTCGTCGGCCGACCGCTCGGCGCCGGGATCCGGTACGGCGCCCAACTTTTCGGCCTCTACCGCCCGATGCACCAGCATCGTGGCGTCACCACCGTCGTCGAGCAGCATGTTCGGACCCGCGCCGTCGGGCCAATCGAGCATCTGCCCGGTGGCCCACCAGTACTCGTCGAGCGTTTCGCCTTTCCAGGCGAAGACCGGGACCCCCTGTGGGGCCTCGACGGTGCCGGACGGCCCGACGACGGTGGCGGCGGCGGCATGATCCTGCGTCGAGAGAATATTGCAGCTCGCCCAGCGCACCCGGGCGCCGAGCGCCGTCAGGGTTTCGATCAGCACGGCGGTCTGCACGGTCATGTGCAACGAACCGGAAATACGGGCACCGGTCAGCGGTTTGTTGTTCGCATACTGTTCGCGCAGAGCCATGAGGCCCGGCATCTCGTGCTCGGCGAGTTCGATTTCCTGGCGCCCGAAATGGGCAAGTGATAGATCGGCGACCCGATAAGAGAATTCAGTTGTCACGGCCAACTCCATAAATGCTCGACCACTGTCCGTACTGACGATAGGGCGACGTACCGCCCAATACAACGCAGATCAGCGGGGTAAGCAGAAAATACGACGGCAAGCAATTGGTGACACACCGTAATGTGTAGCAATTTGCGCCGATCGGTACATCGCGGGCCGGATCGGACCGCCGATATCCTGAAGATCGTTGTCAGACAGTAAAGTCGCGCCGAAATGCGGCGAACTCCGGGACGGATACCATGGTTGCACCTGCGGCAGAAATCGAACTCGGCATCATCGGCGGCAGCGGGTTGTACGACCTGGAAACGCTCGCCGGTCGCCGCGAAGTCGCGCTCACCACACCCTACGGCGACCCGAGCGACAAGATCGGGGTCGGCCTGCTCGACGGGCGACCCATCGCCTTCCTCGCCCGGCACGGCCGCGGCCACCGCTACCTGCCGACCGAGGTGCCCGCCGCGGCGAATATCCACGCGCTCAAGCAACTCGGGGTCCAGCGCATCCTCAGCATCAGCGCCGTCGGCAGTCTCCGCGACGAGATCGAGCCGAGCCATCTGGTGGTGCCCGACCAGATCATCGACCTGACTCGGCACCGCCGGTCCACCTACTTCGGAGCCGGTGCCGTCGCACACGTACCGCTGGGCGACCCCTTCTGCCCGGTGCTGCGCGCCGGGTTGACCGACGTCGCCGCGTCGACCGGTGCGACCGTGCATCGGGCGGGCACTTACGTCTGCATCGAGGGGCCGCAGTTCTCCACCAGGGCTGAATCCGAACTCTACCGGGCCTGGAGCACAGACATCATCGGCATGACCGCGGCCACCGAGGCCAAACTCGCAAGAGAGGCCGGAATCTGTTTCGCCACAATGGCATTGGTCACCGACTACGACTGCTGGCGCACTGACGGGCCGTCCGTCACCGCGGATATGGTCGCGTCGGTGATGCGGGCCAATATCGCAACGGCCAAGGACATCATCCGCAAGTTCGCCGCGTCCTCGGACGGCACGGCGCGCGACTGCGAGTGCGCCGATGCGATGCGGCACGCCGTCATGTCGGACCCCGCGGGCATACCCGGTGACACCGCGGACCGGCTCGCGCTCATCGCCGGAAAACTGCTGCGCTGACACCCTCCCCGACTCTCGAGACCGCAGGATTCGTCATGTCCGACACCGTCGACTACTCGACCGCCCCAGACCGCACCGACGACCGGCTCGCCGCCGATGTCGCCGACCTCATCCGGGCCTATCCCGATTTCCCCTCCCCCGGTGTGCTTTTCCAAGACCTCTGCCCAGTCATCGCGACTCCCACCATGACCACCCGGATCGCCAAAGCGGCGATCCGGCATTTCGCCGGCGCTTTCGACATCGTCTTGGCGGTGGAAGCACGCGGCTTCGTGTTCGGCACCGCGGTGGCGCAGGAATCGGGCAGCCCGCTGGTGCTCGCCCGCAAATCGGGAAAGCTGCCGGGGCGGGTGTACAACGTCAGCTACGACCTCGAGTACGGCCGGGCAGCGCTCGAGTTGCAATGCGATGTCCTGCCCCCGTCCGCGCGCGTCCTGCTCGTCGACGACGTCCTGGCAACCGGTGGAACACTTTCCGCCGCAGCGGAATTGGTGGAACTCGCGCACGCTACCGTGACGGGCTACGCGGTGGTCGCCACGCTCACCGAGCTCGGCGGGCCCGCCCGGCTCGGGCGATACCAGGGCTACTGCACGCTGACCTTGCCGATCGACTGACCCGACGGCGTGATCACCCGATCCTCGGTGACGATCGCGGTGACGAGATCAGCGGGTGTCACATCGAACGCCGGATTGCAGGCGGTGCTCGCCGCGGGAGCGATTCGCGCACCGCCCAATTCGAGCACCTCCGTCGCGGCACGCTCTTCTATCGGCACCTCGGCACCGCTCGGACAGGTCAGATCGATCGTCGCCTCCGGCGCGGCCACGACGAACGGGATCCCCACGCGCGCTGCGGCCAACGCGTGGCTCAGCGTGCCGACCTTGTTGACCACGTCACCGTTGGCCGCGATCCGATCCGCACCGACGACCACCGCGTCGACCCGGCCGTGCACGATCATCCCCGCAGCCGCACCGTCCACGATGACGGTGTGCGCGATCCCGGCCCGGCCGAGTTCCCACGCGGTGAGCCGGCTGCCCTGCAACAGCGGCCGGGTTTCACAGGCGTACACCAACTCCAGCTTGTTCGCCACATCCAGCGCGCCGATGACCGACAGCGCGGTACCGCATTCGACGCCGGCCAGCGCACCGGCGTTGCAATGCGTCAGAATCCGCCGGGCGCCGGCGAGCAGGTCGGTGCCGCGCGCGCCGATCGTTCGATTGGCGGTGATGTCGGCGTCTCGGACGGCCAGCGCCGCGGCCAGGATCGCGTTCGGACCGCCGTCCCGAACCGCGAGCACCTGTTCCACACCCCACGCGAGATTGACCGCGGTGGGTCGCGCCTCGGTCATGATCACGGCAGCCGCGTCGAGTGCTCGCTCGAGCGATTCGCCCCGTTCCACGGCCCGCAGCGCCGCGAGCGCCACACCGAGCGCGCCCGCCACACCGAGCGCCATCGCGCCGCGCACCGCGAGCCGGGCGATCTCGCCGGCGAGCTGCGCGGCCGTGGTCACCGTGACGACCACTTCTCGATGTGGTAGCAACGTTTGATCGAGAATGACTACTTTTCCGTCGACCCAGTCGATTGTCCGCATAGGATCACTTTCCGGCCGGGGTCGTTTTCCGTCAACAACGCGACCTCGGCCATAGCCGAACGGCCATGTCCCAGAATACTTTCGACGCACAGAGTAGACACGTTCGTCGTATTGCGCTGCCGCAGTGCGGATTATTAATGTCTATCGTGAGAAACTGCCGAAACGCAGGGGCAGTGTCTCCCGCCGATCGGAGTGAAATGACCGAGCTCAGCATCGATACGCCTCTGTCGCTTACCGCAATTCGGGATCTGGTGACCCGCGAGGAGGTGGACAACGAGCAGGTGTTGCATCTGACCGCCAATGAAACGGTGCTGTCCCCGTTCGCACAGAACGTGCTGTCCACCAAATTGGCGAACCGTTATCTGCTCGAACATCTCGATATGCGGCTGGACTCTCCGTCGCGCCTCAACAACTTCCTCTATCGCGGGCTCAACCGGGTGAACGCCATCGAGCAATCCGCGACCCAGGTGTGCCGCGAGCTCTTCGGCGCCGAATACACCGAATTCCGTTGCCTTTCCGGCTTGCACGCGATGCAGACGACCTTCGCCGCACTGTCCCAGCCCGGCGACAAGATCATGCGTATTTCCACGAAGGACGGCGGCCACTTCCTGACCGAGCTCATGTGCCGGTCGTTCGGCAGGCGGAGCACCACCTACGCGTTCCGCGACCTGTGCACCATCGACATCGAGCGGACGCGGGAGATATTCGAGCGTGAACGTCCGTCGCTGCTGTACATCGACGCCATGAACTACCTCTTCCCGTTCCCGCTGCGGGAACTCAAACAGATATGCGGCGACGTCCCGCTGATCTTCGACGCCTCGCACACCCTCGGGTTGATCGCGGGCGGGCAGTTCCAGGATCCGCTGGCCGAGGGCGCCGACATCCTGCAGGCCAACACACACAAGACCTTCTTCGGCCCGCAGAAGGGACTCATCCTCGGAAAGAGCCGCAGCCTCATGGAGCGGATCACCTACACACTCTCGAACGGCATGGTGAGCAGCCAGCACACCGCTTCGACCCTCGCGCTGTTCATCGCCCTGCACGAAATGTATGAAGACGGGCGCGAATACGCGGCGCGGGTGATCGAAAATGCCAGGCATCTGGCGGGTTTGCTCAACGAGCGCGGGATCCCCGTGCTCGCCGCGGATCGCGGATTCACCCAGAACCACATGTTTTTCATCGACACCCGGCCGCTCGGCGCCGGCCCCATGCTGGCCAAGAAGCTGCTCGACGCGAACATCTCGGTGAACCGCTCGATCGCGTTCGAGCACATCGATACATTGCGGCTCGGCGTGCAGGAGATCACGCGGCGGGGATACAGCGGCGCCGATCTCGAACGGATCGCCGGCTGGATCGAACACCTGCTGCTCCGGGACGCGAACCCGGAATCGGTCGCGCGTGATGTCGCGACATTCGTTGTCGGCAGGCAGAATATCCGATACTGCGGTAAGAGCGCAGGTCCGCGCCGCGCACCTCGCGGCAAGCCGTCACCTGCGACCCCGGCTCGGCCGCGCTGGGTCAACATCAGCCTGACGAAAGCCGACAATCGTTGTGCCCCAGAGACGGTCGAAGCCGTCCGCACGCTCGGTGCCGCCGCCGCGGTATTCGAGCACCAAACCGATTCGGCAGGCAACATCAGCGTCCGGACGAACGGTCACACCTTCGTTTCGGCGAGCGGCTCTTACCTCAAAGATCTGGCGTCGCACGATTTCGTCGAACTGGTCGACTTCGCGGACTGGACGCTCCGCTGCGAAGGCGCCGGACCGCCGTCGGCGGAGAGCTACATGCACTATCTGGTGCGAACATCGGTGGACGCCCGCTACATCGTGCACAACCACTACATCCCGGGTGACGAGATCGCGGACCTGGATGTGCTCGTCATCCCGCCCAAGGAGTACGGGAGCGTGCAGCTCGCGGAGGCCGTCGCGAAAGCGGCGCCACGCAGCCACATCATCTACATCCGGCGCCACGGACTGGTGTTCTGGAGCGATACGCTCGAGGAATGCACCGCCCTGATGGCCCAGGTTGCGAGCCGGCGGATCTGAGCCGCCCTTACCAGCCCGACACCGGATAGGTCATGACCAGCACGGCCTCGACATTGTCGGTCGTCGCCTCGTAGAAATGCGGCACGTCGGCGCCGAACACCACGAAATCGCCTGCGGCAGCGTCGCAGGGCGTGTCGACGGCGCCGACCCGCAGGCCGCCCTTGGCCACGTGCAGATGCTCCACCGTGCCGACCGTGTGCGCCGGACTGTCGATCCGGTTGCCCGCCTTACGGATTCGAATCCGCCACACCTCGACGTACACGCCGGCGCCGACGCGCTGCAAAAGTTCCTGTTTGCTGTAGTCCGGCTCGGACGTGCCGGGCCGGAGCGTGGCCCTCGACGGTGCCGTCGCGACGATGAGATCGCCGAGCGGCAGCCGCAATGCGACCGCGATGGCGGACAACGTGTCGATACGCGGATTGCCCGCACCCGATTCCAAAGTGGACAACGTTGCCTTACTGATCCCGGATTGGCGGGCGAGTTCCGCCGCCGACATGCCCCGAGCCTCCCGCATCCTGCGGATCTGTGCGCCGATGGCCGCGGCGGCACTGTCCAGCTTCGTGCTGTCTGCTAGATCGGACATCGACCACCGTTCGCTAGAATGTGCCGCTGGGCTCAATCTAACGTACCGGGCTGGGTGATTACGGTCCGGATCCGGTGGTGTCGGGCCCGGTCCGCAACGGATGACGGCTCGGTTCGGCGACGACGCGGGCGGGAACTTTCCGTGCCCCTTCGAGACTGCGGCCGACGATCGCGGAACCGACCACCAGCGCGCCGCCTATCCACTGCACCACGGTGAGCTGCTCACCGGCCACCAGCACCGCGAAAAGGGTCGAAAAGACCGGCTCTGTACAGAGAATCAAGCCGACCCGGGTGGAGCTCGTCCGGCGGGCGCCACGGAGCTGGGCGAAGAACGCGAACGACGTGCCGATCACGCCGAGATAGACGATCAGCAACCAATTCGATCCGCTCACCGCGCCGGCCAGGCGCCACATCGGCGCACCCGTCAGTACCGAGGTCGCCGTCGCCAGCAGCAGCACCACGACGAACTCGATCAGGGTGATATTCACCAGCGACTGATTCTGACCTTCGGAACTGCGGCCGAACAGGGTGATCTGCGTGGCCCTGATCATCGCCGCGGCCAGAATGATCAAATCTCCGCTCTGCGGATGGAATCCACCCTTCGACAACAGCAACAGACCGCAGCCGGCAAGCGCGGTGACCGTCGCGAGATAGACCGGAAGCGGTTGTGCCCGGCGACTGAGCACACGCTCGAGGACCGGCACGAGCACCACGGAAACGGTGATCAGAAAGCCGGAGTTGGCGGCCGAGGTATGCAGTACGCCAATTGTTTCCAAGATCAGAATGCCGTACAGCATGAACCCGAACGCGATGCCGTTGCGCACCTCGGACGAGGTGAGCTGAGGCAGCGTGCGTAATGCGAGCAGCGCGATGACCGGTATCGCCGCCGCGAAACGCAGCGCGAGAAAGCCGGCCGCGGGCACCGCGCTGCCTACCGTCTGCATAACGACGTAGCTGGAACCCCAGGTGATCGCCACCAGCAAGATGGACAGATCCGTCAGGGCCACCATCGACCCTGGTTGTGACGCGTCCCCACCCCGCATCGTGGTACACCGTTCCCTCGATCGCCAAAGGTTTGCCACCCTCGACTGCCGTACAGCATATTAGGCTGAATCGTACAGTTTGTTACGCCCGGCGCTCTGCCCCCAATTCCGGTGTCAGCGGTAAGTTGTACTGCCTGCTGCGACCTCGTGCACCCTTGCGACTGTCCAGTCGCATAGGTCACACTGACTATCGGACATGCAGCGCGGAATGTTCAGGTCACTCGGGCCGCTGCGATCATCGCTCGTCGGCGGACCAGATCATCATGG
This genomic stretch from Nocardia brasiliensis ATCC 700358 harbors:
- the mtnA gene encoding S-methyl-5-thioribose-1-phosphate isomerase, with product MRTIDWVDGKVVILDQTLLPHREVVVTVTTAAQLAGEIARLAVRGAMALGVAGALGVALAALRAVERGESLERALDAAAVIMTEARPTAVNLAWGVEQVLAVRDGGPNAILAAALAVRDADITANRTIGARGTDLLAGARRILTHCNAGALAGVECGTALSVIGALDVANKLELVYACETRPLLQGSRLTAWELGRAGIAHTVIVDGAAAGMIVHGRVDAVVVGADRIAANGDVVNKVGTLSHALAAARVGIPFVVAAPEATIDLTCPSGAEVPIEERAATEVLELGGARIAPAASTACNPAFDVTPADLVTAIVTEDRVITPSGQSIGKVSVQ
- a CDS encoding fluorothreonine transaldolase produces the protein MSQNTFDAQSRHVRRIALPQCGLLMSIVRNCRNAGAVSPADRSEMTELSIDTPLSLTAIRDLVTREEVDNEQVLHLTANETVLSPFAQNVLSTKLANRYLLEHLDMRLDSPSRLNNFLYRGLNRVNAIEQSATQVCRELFGAEYTEFRCLSGLHAMQTTFAALSQPGDKIMRISTKDGGHFLTELMCRSFGRRSTTYAFRDLCTIDIERTREIFERERPSLLYIDAMNYLFPFPLRELKQICGDVPLIFDASHTLGLIAGGQFQDPLAEGADILQANTHKTFFGPQKGLILGKSRSLMERITYTLSNGMVSSQHTASTLALFIALHEMYEDGREYAARVIENARHLAGLLNERGIPVLAADRGFTQNHMFFIDTRPLGAGPMLAKKLLDANISVNRSIAFEHIDTLRLGVQEITRRGYSGADLERIAGWIEHLLLRDANPESVARDVATFVVGRQNIRYCGKSAGPRRAPRGKPSPATPARPRWVNISLTKADNRCAPETVEAVRTLGAAAAVFEHQTDSAGNISVRTNGHTFVSASGSYLKDLASHDFVELVDFADWTLRCEGAGPPSAESYMHYLVRTSVDARYIVHNHYIPGDEIADLDVLVIPPKEYGSVQLAEAVAKAAPRSHIIYIRRHGLVFWSDTLEECTALMAQVASRRI
- a CDS encoding helix-turn-helix domain-containing protein; amino-acid sequence: MSDLADSTKLDSAAAAIGAQIRRMREARGMSAAELARQSGISKATLSTLESGAGNPRIDTLSAIAVALRLPLGDLIVATAPSRATLRPGTSEPDYSKQELLQRVGAGVYVEVWRIRIRKAGNRIDSPAHTVGTVEHLHVAKGGLRVGAVDTPCDAAAGDFVVFGADVPHFYEATTDNVEAVLVMTYPVSGW
- a CDS encoding DMT family transporter, coding for MVALTDLSILLVAITWGSSYVVMQTVGSAVPAAGFLALRFAAAIPVIALLALRTLPQLTSSEVRNGIAFGFMLYGILILETIGVLHTSAANSGFLITVSVVLVPVLERVLSRRAQPLPVYLATVTALAGCGLLLLSKGGFHPQSGDLIILAAAMIRATQITLFGRSSEGQNQSLVNITLIEFVVVLLLATATSVLTGAPMWRLAGAVSGSNWLLIVYLGVIGTSFAFFAQLRGARRTSSTRVGLILCTEPVFSTLFAVLVAGEQLTVVQWIGGALVVGSAIVGRSLEGARKVPARVVAEPSRHPLRTGPDTTGSGP